Proteins from one Hydrogenophaga sp. SL48 genomic window:
- a CDS encoding PAS domain-containing protein translates to MKAWNRGWVLGMTGRQLLPLLLFALALLGIGLRYQAQMAKIDVDVERQETLRLRERLSIEQARIDVWLGQANALGLRGLVGALGLHDGLDRAYLAGPGAAVLASLAREDLGRTLSQVLQGASAQASMAPLFNRPLPSAITVERVAGQPLLTGLVPLVDGHRLGVMVDIGHALALRRASVQREVAREALAALLVTGALALLLHLLWFRRARQLAHALKAMGEGDLTVRTGLRGRDELGLIGKAADRMAEQLQADRARALHMGDLVNRSPLVVIEWRNAPGWPVSYVSESVAQWGHTPAALLEGQVKFSDLLHPDDAQRIHDEVAGYIAHGPDEYRQTYRLRCADGRWAWVEDRTSLTRDGQGEVLSISGILLDTTAQKAAEQAQHEQAELLRMFYELPFLGMAISSPADKRWLQVNDRLCEMLGYRRDELLRMTWAEMTPPGDLERNVTLFDELMSGQRAGYQMSKRFVRKDGRLVHVELDVRAVRDAQGRVKQLFATIQDVTERKQAEAALLSSAQQLREAQRIGRMGSWAFDLDSGEVVWSEEVYRIHETDSAHFQPSYDSFLTTIHPDDREKVNADYQASIEQGTVYETGYRICLPGDRIKHLRVRGETEWRDGRPVRTVGMVLDVTDITLAQQALEEKEALLAESQEVARLGNWSVDLQTNKVVWSNALFRLLGHDPAKDEPGEDLFLKSLHPDDRERVLAHMRAHAAGEPGQYWVLEHRIVTPEGVRHVEQRARLACDADGQPLRLYGTTMDVTEHREAALTLQDYKEMLEQAEALVKLGSWAGEVDTQRLTISAQLFRNVGLDPSGRMPNDAEYLARIHPEDRALVADDMQRIRKAQEAGELLFRTDPAWGPVRWLRRTVRRISREGEGRGPRYIGTLLDVTEAIEAEQRLRNLNQELERRVAERTTQLSQANQELEAFSYSVSHDLKAPLRGIDGYSQLLVDDYGDRLDADGRQFVQRIRQGVQQMGALISDLLEYSRMERRDMAQEPVALRPLVEQILEAYQADIEAHGVQVHLQMEPLTLALDREGISVVLRNLIGNALKFSADSHPPSLEIGARSAPGRRILWVRDNGVGFDMKYHDRMFGIFQRLHRAEEFPGTGVGLALVAKAVQRMGGCVRGESSPGAGATFYLEFPE, encoded by the coding sequence ATGAAAGCCTGGAACCGGGGCTGGGTGTTGGGCATGACGGGTCGCCAGCTGCTGCCCCTGCTGCTGTTCGCGCTGGCCTTGCTGGGCATCGGGCTGCGCTACCAGGCCCAGATGGCGAAGATCGATGTCGATGTCGAGCGCCAGGAAACCCTGCGGCTGCGTGAGCGCCTGAGCATCGAGCAGGCCCGGATCGATGTGTGGCTGGGCCAGGCCAACGCGCTGGGGCTGCGTGGCCTGGTCGGGGCACTCGGGCTGCACGATGGGCTGGACCGCGCGTACCTCGCCGGCCCCGGGGCGGCGGTGCTCGCGTCGCTGGCGCGCGAGGACCTGGGGCGAACCCTGTCCCAGGTGCTGCAGGGCGCCTCGGCGCAGGCCTCGATGGCGCCCCTGTTCAACCGGCCCTTGCCGTCGGCCATCACCGTCGAGCGGGTGGCGGGGCAGCCGCTGCTGACCGGCCTGGTGCCGCTGGTCGACGGCCACCGGCTGGGGGTGATGGTGGACATCGGCCATGCGCTGGCGCTGCGCCGGGCCAGCGTGCAGCGCGAGGTGGCCCGCGAGGCCCTGGCCGCGCTGCTGGTCACCGGTGCCCTGGCCTTGCTGCTGCACCTGCTGTGGTTCCGGCGCGCCCGCCAGCTGGCCCATGCGCTCAAGGCCATGGGGGAGGGCGATCTGACGGTGCGCACCGGGCTGCGCGGCCGCGACGAGCTGGGGCTGATCGGCAAGGCCGCCGACCGCATGGCCGAACAGCTGCAGGCGGACCGCGCCCGCGCGCTGCACATGGGCGATCTGGTCAACCGCTCACCGCTGGTGGTGATCGAATGGCGCAACGCCCCGGGCTGGCCGGTGAGTTACGTGAGCGAATCGGTGGCGCAGTGGGGCCACACACCGGCCGCGCTTCTGGAGGGCCAGGTGAAGTTCAGCGACCTGCTTCACCCGGACGACGCACAGCGCATCCACGACGAAGTGGCGGGGTACATCGCACACGGCCCCGACGAATACCGGCAGACCTACCGCCTGCGCTGCGCCGACGGGCGCTGGGCCTGGGTCGAAGACCGGACCTCGCTCACGCGGGATGGGCAAGGCGAGGTCCTGTCCATCAGCGGCATCCTGCTCGACACCACGGCGCAGAAAGCCGCCGAGCAGGCCCAGCACGAGCAGGCCGAACTGCTGCGCATGTTCTACGAGCTGCCGTTCCTGGGCATGGCGATCTCGTCGCCGGCCGACAAGCGCTGGCTGCAGGTGAACGACCGGCTCTGCGAGATGCTGGGTTACCGGCGCGATGAACTGCTGCGCATGACCTGGGCCGAGATGACGCCACCCGGTGACCTGGAGCGCAACGTGACGCTGTTCGACGAACTGATGTCGGGCCAGCGCGCGGGCTACCAGATGTCGAAGCGGTTTGTGCGCAAGGACGGCCGCCTGGTGCACGTCGAGCTCGACGTGCGCGCCGTGCGCGACGCCCAGGGTCGCGTCAAGCAGCTCTTCGCCACCATCCAGGACGTGACCGAGCGCAAGCAGGCCGAGGCTGCGCTGCTCAGCAGCGCGCAGCAGCTGCGCGAGGCGCAGCGCATCGGGCGCATGGGCAGCTGGGCGTTCGACCTGGACAGCGGCGAGGTGGTCTGGTCGGAGGAGGTCTACCGCATCCACGAGACCGACAGCGCCCACTTCCAGCCGTCCTACGACAGCTTCCTGACCACCATCCACCCGGACGACCGCGAGAAGGTGAACGCGGACTACCAGGCCTCGATCGAGCAGGGCACCGTGTACGAGACCGGCTACCGCATCTGCCTGCCCGGCGACCGCATCAAACACCTGCGTGTCAGGGGCGAGACCGAGTGGCGCGACGGGCGGCCGGTGCGCACGGTGGGCATGGTGCTGGACGTGACCGACATCACCCTCGCCCAGCAGGCCCTGGAAGAGAAGGAGGCCCTGCTGGCCGAGTCTCAGGAGGTGGCCCGCCTGGGCAACTGGAGCGTCGACCTCCAGACCAACAAGGTGGTCTGGTCCAACGCCCTGTTCCGCCTGCTGGGTCACGACCCCGCGAAGGACGAGCCCGGCGAGGACCTGTTCCTGAAGTCGCTCCATCCGGACGACCGGGAGCGGGTGCTGGCCCACATGCGGGCCCATGCCGCGGGAGAGCCCGGCCAGTACTGGGTCCTGGAACACCGCATCGTCACGCCCGAGGGTGTGCGCCATGTCGAGCAGCGCGCGCGCCTCGCGTGCGATGCCGACGGTCAGCCCCTGCGGCTCTATGGCACCACCATGGACGTGACCGAACACCGTGAGGCCGCGCTGACCTTGCAGGACTACAAGGAAATGCTCGAACAGGCGGAGGCGCTGGTCAAGCTCGGCAGCTGGGCGGGCGAGGTGGACACCCAGCGCCTGACGATTTCGGCCCAGCTGTTTCGCAACGTCGGCCTCGATCCCTCGGGGCGCATGCCCAACGATGCGGAATACCTGGCGCGCATCCACCCCGAAGACCGGGCCCTGGTGGCGGACGACATGCAGCGCATTCGCAAAGCACAGGAAGCGGGTGAGCTGCTGTTCCGCACCGACCCGGCCTGGGGGCCGGTGCGCTGGCTGCGCCGCACGGTGCGCCGCATTTCGCGCGAAGGCGAGGGCCGTGGGCCGCGCTACATCGGCACCCTGCTCGACGTCACCGAAGCGATAGAGGCCGAACAGCGGCTCAGGAACCTGAACCAGGAGCTGGAGCGGCGCGTGGCCGAGCGCACCACCCAGCTGAGCCAGGCCAACCAGGAGCTCGAAGCCTTCTCCTACTCCGTGTCGCACGACCTCAAGGCGCCGCTGCGGGGCATCGACGGCTACAGCCAGCTCCTGGTGGACGACTACGGGGACCGGCTGGACGCGGACGGGCGCCAGTTCGTGCAGCGCATCCGCCAGGGGGTGCAGCAGATGGGCGCGCTCATCAGCGACCTGCTGGAGTACTCGCGCATGGAGCGCCGCGACATGGCACAGGAGCCGGTCGCGCTGCGACCCCTGGTGGAGCAGATCCTGGAGGCCTACCAAGCCGACATCGAGGCGCACGGTGTGCAGGTGCACCTGCAGATGGAGCCGCTGACGCTGGCGCTGGACCGCGAGGGCATCTCGGTGGTGCTGCGCAACCTGATCGGCAATGCGTTGAAATTCAGCGCCGACAGCCATCCCCCCTCCCTGGAGATCGGGGCCCGCAGCGCGCCCGGTCGGCGTATCCTGTGGGTGCGTGACAACGGGGTGGGTTTTGACATGAAATACCACGACCGCATGTTCGGCATCTTCCAGCGCCTCCACCGGGCGGAAGAGTTTCCGGGCACGGGCGTGGGCCTGGCGCTGGTGGCCAAGGCGGTGCAACGCATGGGCGGTTGTGTCCGGGGCGAGAGCAGCCCGGGCGCCGGCGCCACTTTCTATCTGGAGTTTCCCGAATGA
- a CDS encoding response regulator — MDLDLTLRAFSKRKFSNQVQVARDGEEALAFIPRWEAGEALPAVILLDINLPKVSGLEVLRQLKAHERFRRIPVVMLTSSREDRDLTTAYDLGVNSYIEKPVSFSKFMEVAEHIELYWCVLNERPSRL; from the coding sequence ATGGACCTGGACCTGACGCTGCGTGCGTTCAGCAAAAGGAAATTCTCCAACCAAGTGCAGGTCGCGCGCGATGGCGAAGAAGCGCTGGCCTTCATTCCGCGCTGGGAGGCGGGCGAGGCCCTGCCGGCGGTGATCCTGCTCGACATCAACCTGCCCAAGGTCAGCGGGCTGGAGGTGCTGCGCCAGCTCAAGGCCCACGAACGCTTCCGCCGCATCCCGGTGGTGATGCTGACCTCGTCCCGGGAAGACCGGGATCTCACCACCGCCTACGACCTCGGTGTCAATTCCTACATCGAGAAGCCCGTGAGCTTCAGCAAGTTCATGGAAGTGGCCGAGCACATCGAGCTGTACTGGTGCGTGCTCAACGAGCGACCCTCCCGGCTTTGA
- a CDS encoding alpha/beta fold hydrolase, protein MTDSFVVINSVRIRCRDSGGDGPAVLMTHGIGESLEFWHRQFDDLGPSLRLIAWDMPGHGLSDESADAMSLEGQARVAWSLLDQLGVQRVHLVGNSLGAAMSLRMADQAPARVDSLVLANSAALGPEVFGAFKLMSLPWLGELMNKPGPTAVAQQIKAIVLRPEAITPHVRTAIERNVRRPGGAAHFLKQLRAMTTLRGQREAVWTRSHQILQGLKVPTRIVHGEQDVVLPIAHSVTAHGLCSGSELVRLQDCGHTPQLEQPGVFNELLRQWLL, encoded by the coding sequence ATGACCGATTCATTCGTTGTGATCAACAGTGTCCGAATCCGCTGCCGGGACAGCGGCGGCGACGGGCCGGCGGTGCTGATGACCCACGGCATTGGCGAGTCGCTGGAGTTCTGGCACCGGCAGTTCGACGACCTGGGCCCGTCCCTGCGCCTGATCGCCTGGGACATGCCGGGCCATGGCCTGTCGGATGAATCCGCCGACGCCATGAGCCTGGAGGGACAGGCCCGCGTGGCCTGGTCACTCCTGGACCAACTCGGGGTTCAGCGGGTGCACCTGGTGGGCAACTCGCTCGGCGCGGCCATGTCCCTGCGCATGGCCGACCAGGCGCCTGCCCGCGTCGACTCGCTGGTGCTGGCCAATTCGGCCGCCCTGGGGCCCGAGGTGTTCGGCGCCTTCAAGCTGATGTCGCTGCCCTGGCTGGGGGAGCTGATGAACAAGCCCGGCCCCACGGCGGTGGCACAACAGATCAAGGCCATCGTCCTTCGGCCCGAGGCGATCACGCCGCACGTGCGCACCGCCATCGAACGCAATGTGCGCAGGCCCGGCGGCGCAGCCCACTTTCTGAAACAGCTGCGCGCGATGACCACGCTGCGCGGCCAGCGCGAGGCGGTGTGGACGCGGTCACACCAGATCCTGCAAGGCCTGAAGGTGCCCACGCGGATCGTTCACGGTGAGCAGGACGTGGTGCTGCCGATCGCCCACTCCGTCACGGCGCATGGCCTGTGCAGCGGTTCGGAGCTGGTGCGGCTCCAGGACTGCGGGCACACCCCCCAGCTGGAACAGCCCGGGGTGTTCAACGAATTGCTGCGCCAGTGGCTGCTGTGA
- a CDS encoding SphA family protein has translation MKHTKLFLGAALLTAASASFATEGGGSTYPVGAENHLAGAAPPPGVYVLEYVNVYSADRVNDGQGQAVPIPGFKVNAVAAATRIAWVTNTPVMGGQLVAHAILPLVKVKVSAAGQSSSSSGLGDVSLGAGVAWHHSPQLHSVAALDIVLPVGRYHAARPVNVGRNYASIQPAYLVSWIDPNGLNADAKIGLNLNRTNKDTGYRSGNELNIDYALGWGLGNGWVLGVGGNIYQQLSEDKSHGQSVPGSKGRAYSAGPNLKYDSGKGWFITAKLAKEFSVRSRSEGTQFWIKTTIPF, from the coding sequence ATGAAACACACCAAGCTTTTTCTGGGCGCCGCCCTGCTCACCGCCGCCTCGGCGTCGTTCGCCACCGAAGGGGGCGGCTCGACCTACCCCGTCGGGGCCGAGAACCACCTGGCGGGCGCCGCGCCGCCACCCGGCGTCTATGTGCTGGAGTACGTCAATGTCTACAGCGCCGATCGCGTGAACGATGGCCAGGGACAGGCCGTGCCCATCCCGGGTTTCAAGGTCAACGCCGTTGCCGCAGCCACCCGCATTGCATGGGTGACCAACACCCCGGTGATGGGCGGGCAGCTGGTGGCCCACGCCATCCTGCCGCTGGTCAAGGTCAAGGTCAGCGCCGCCGGGCAGTCATCGTCGAGCTCGGGTCTGGGCGACGTGAGCCTGGGCGCTGGCGTGGCCTGGCACCACTCGCCCCAGCTGCACAGCGTGGCGGCGCTGGACATCGTGTTGCCGGTGGGCCGCTACCACGCCGCACGCCCCGTCAACGTGGGGCGCAACTACGCGTCGATCCAGCCCGCTTACCTGGTCTCGTGGATCGATCCGAACGGGCTGAATGCCGACGCCAAGATCGGCCTGAACCTGAACCGCACCAACAAGGACACGGGCTACCGTTCGGGCAACGAGCTGAACATCGACTACGCCCTGGGCTGGGGGCTGGGCAACGGTTGGGTGCTCGGTGTCGGCGGGAACATCTACCAGCAACTGTCCGAAGACAAAAGCCACGGGCAGTCGGTCCCCGGCTCCAAGGGCCGCGCCTACTCCGCCGGCCCCAACCTGAAATACGACAGCGGCAAGGGCTGGTTCATCACCGCCAAACTGGCCAAGGAGTTCAGCGTGCGCTCGCGCAGCGAGGGCACGCAGTTCTGGATCAAAACCACCATCCCGTTCTGA
- a CDS encoding ABC transporter substrate-binding protein: MLSRQPGCFPWRAVAGAVLAAACAATALAQSERAIRVGAVSALGMQAGFPESSRAARRYFDAVNAAGGVKGRRIDYVSLDEGPNPQTAASAARTLVGDPEVVALVGGSGLFDCAVNAATYAAAGLISLQGASVAPECFASSHIVPMNNGPYLGLENAVAFAVEQLRHRQVCLTVLDLPGMATGYRRSLDRLKAPLKSALADVAFIQPDADFAAAIRGHLARGCGAVIFTGHEPTVLRWLDAAQKQGMGNIDWVFLTPAYTDQVAKAIRTPQARVHAMAEFEPWQSASLAMLDWKRVMREGGLPLSALSQGGYVSAQVFVRVARQIQGPITRATFAQALRDMPATELSFLGMPFHVGQAQAHAPNRSSLPVTWRNGLWKIAAPVWIQAPPLTPETR; the protein is encoded by the coding sequence ATGCTGTCGCGTCAACCCGGATGTTTCCCATGGCGAGCGGTGGCCGGCGCGGTGCTGGCCGCTGCGTGCGCCGCGACCGCCCTCGCCCAAAGCGAGCGCGCCATCCGGGTGGGCGCGGTCAGCGCACTCGGCATGCAGGCCGGTTTCCCGGAATCGTCACGGGCCGCACGGCGCTACTTCGATGCCGTCAACGCCGCCGGTGGCGTGAAAGGGCGCCGCATCGACTACGTGTCGCTGGACGAAGGCCCCAACCCGCAGACCGCAGCCAGCGCCGCCAGAACACTGGTGGGCGACCCGGAGGTGGTCGCGCTGGTGGGCGGCTCGGGGTTGTTTGATTGCGCGGTCAACGCCGCCACCTACGCCGCAGCCGGTCTGATCTCGCTGCAAGGGGCCTCGGTGGCGCCCGAGTGCTTCGCCTCGTCGCACATCGTGCCCATGAACAACGGGCCTTACCTGGGCCTGGAAAACGCCGTCGCGTTTGCGGTCGAGCAGCTCAGGCACCGGCAGGTCTGCCTGACCGTTCTTGATCTGCCCGGCATGGCGACCGGCTACCGGCGTTCGCTGGACCGCCTCAAGGCGCCCTTGAAGTCGGCGCTGGCCGATGTGGCCTTCATCCAGCCGGACGCGGACTTTGCCGCCGCCATCCGTGGCCACCTGGCCCGGGGCTGCGGCGCCGTGATCTTCACCGGCCACGAGCCCACCGTGCTGCGCTGGCTCGACGCGGCGCAGAAACAGGGCATGGGGAACATCGACTGGGTCTTTCTCACACCGGCCTACACCGACCAGGTGGCCAAAGCCATCCGCACACCACAGGCACGCGTGCACGCGATGGCGGAGTTCGAGCCCTGGCAAAGCGCCTCGCTGGCGATGCTGGACTGGAAGCGCGTCATGCGCGAGGGCGGCCTGCCGCTGAGCGCCCTGTCGCAAGGCGGCTACGTCTCGGCGCAGGTGTTCGTGCGCGTGGCCCGCCAGATCCAGGGGCCCATCACCCGCGCGACCTTCGCCCAGGCCTTGCGCGACATGCCGGCGACCGAACTCTCGTTTCTGGGCATGCCCTTTCATGTCGGGCAGGCGCAGGCCCATGCCCCCAACCGTTCCAGCTTGCCCGTCACCTGGCGCAACGGGCTTTGGAAGATCGCGGCGCCTGTCTGGATACAGGCGCCGCCACTGACCCCAGAGACGCGCTGA
- a CDS encoding coniferyl-alcohol dehydrogenase — protein sequence MNLQGKTIVVTGCGSGIGSDFAKLARLQGARVIGVDRNDPMLTLDGFVKIDLGNPAAIDAAMAQLPAHIDALANIAGVPGTAPAELVGQVNYLGLRHFTQRVMERMGEGGSVINIASILGAEWPARLELHRELGATTSFEAGAAWLAKHPVPQETCYQYFKEALIVWTYTQSQKQFLERGVRMNCVAPGPVFTPILGDFVQMLGNERVEKDAHRMKRPAFSDEVAPVIAFLCSDASRWVSGINLPVDGGLASTYI from the coding sequence ATGAACCTCCAAGGAAAAACCATCGTCGTCACGGGCTGCGGCTCGGGCATCGGTTCGGACTTCGCCAAACTCGCCCGACTGCAGGGCGCGCGCGTGATCGGCGTGGACCGCAACGACCCCATGCTCACGCTGGACGGCTTCGTCAAGATCGACCTGGGCAACCCCGCCGCCATCGACGCCGCCATGGCCCAGCTGCCCGCGCACATCGACGCACTGGCCAACATCGCCGGCGTGCCCGGCACGGCGCCCGCCGAGCTGGTGGGCCAGGTCAATTACCTGGGCCTGCGCCACTTCACGCAGCGCGTTATGGAGCGCATGGGCGAAGGCGGCTCGGTGATCAACATCGCGTCCATCCTCGGCGCCGAATGGCCGGCCCGGCTGGAACTGCACCGCGAACTGGGCGCCACCACCAGCTTCGAGGCCGGCGCCGCCTGGCTCGCGAAACACCCGGTGCCGCAGGAGACCTGCTACCAGTACTTCAAGGAAGCGCTGATCGTCTGGACCTACACCCAGTCGCAGAAGCAGTTTCTGGAGCGCGGCGTGCGCATGAACTGCGTGGCGCCCGGCCCGGTGTTCACGCCCATCCTGGGCGACTTCGTGCAGATGCTGGGCAACGAGCGCGTGGAAAAAGACGCGCACCGCATGAAGCGCCCGGCCTTCAGCGACGAGGTGGCCCCAGTGATCGCTTTCCTGTGCAGTGACGCGTCGCGCTGGGTCAGCGGCATCAACCTGCCGGTGGACGGCGGGCTGGCCTCGACCTACATCTGA
- a CDS encoding branched-chain amino acid ABC transporter permease, which translates to MNTSKHFGLAVAAVLLLACVPAFAGASVVDKLTTLFIYMLLATTWNLMAGYAGLVSVGQQAFFGLGGYFALRLVDGGLPAYPALLVGALGAALLAWVMSFYVLRLKDGEFAIGTWVVAEVIRILVMLDPLIQGETGTSLIALNAVAPELRRSIGYWFALAALAGMALAMAVLLRSHVGTAAKAIGDDDEAAASLGVRVLRTRQAIYVLAAFGAALAGVAWLASAITFLPRTNFGVQWSVLMLFMVLVGGLRSGPGPYIGALLLFALQEVMGDFGAWYLAGLGAAAAGCALFLPQGLWGALSPHLSRPLTQPHVSSSVSTPQERTAP; encoded by the coding sequence ATGAACACCTCAAAACACTTCGGACTGGCTGTCGCCGCCGTGCTGCTGCTGGCCTGTGTGCCGGCCTTCGCGGGCGCCTCGGTGGTGGACAAGCTCACCACGCTCTTCATCTACATGCTGCTGGCCACCACCTGGAACCTGATGGCCGGTTACGCGGGCCTGGTGTCGGTGGGCCAGCAGGCCTTCTTCGGCCTGGGCGGCTACTTCGCATTGCGCCTGGTGGACGGCGGCCTGCCGGCCTACCCCGCGCTGCTGGTCGGTGCGCTGGGCGCGGCGCTGCTGGCCTGGGTGATGTCGTTCTACGTGCTGCGCCTGAAAGACGGCGAGTTCGCCATCGGCACCTGGGTGGTGGCCGAGGTGATCCGCATCCTCGTGATGCTGGACCCGCTGATCCAGGGCGAGACCGGCACCTCGTTGATCGCGCTCAATGCGGTGGCGCCCGAGCTGCGCCGCAGCATCGGCTACTGGTTCGCGCTGGCCGCGCTGGCCGGCATGGCGCTGGCCATGGCGGTGCTGCTGCGCAGCCACGTGGGCACCGCGGCCAAGGCGATTGGTGACGACGACGAGGCCGCCGCCTCGCTGGGCGTGCGCGTGCTGCGCACCCGCCAGGCGATCTACGTGCTGGCCGCCTTCGGCGCGGCCCTGGCCGGTGTGGCCTGGCTGGCCAGCGCCATCACCTTCCTGCCGCGCACCAACTTCGGCGTGCAGTGGTCGGTGCTGATGCTGTTCATGGTGCTGGTGGGCGGCCTGCGCAGCGGGCCTGGCCCCTACATCGGCGCGCTGCTGCTGTTTGCGCTGCAAGAAGTCATGGGCGACTTCGGCGCCTGGTACCTCGCCGGCCTGGGCGCGGCCGCCGCCGGCTGCGCGCTGTTCCTGCCGCAAGGGCTGTGGGGCGCGCTGAGCCCCCACCTGTCGCGGCCCTTGACCCAGCCCCACGTTTCTTCTTCTGTTTCCACCCCCCAAGAAAGGACTGCTCCATGA
- a CDS encoding branched-chain amino acid ABC transporter permease, with translation MTEALIQGLLLGGFYAILAAGLSLMFGVMRIINLAHGDLAIVGAFGVIALTERFGISPWLALALVLPVMALIGIGLQRWLFARTLRAGILLPLLVTFGLGAVLQNALYGVMGSEARSLGSALGDLAWASWELPGGIVVGQLPVITFVIAVAVLGALQLLLSHTALGRAIRAAASDPEAATLCGVDARRVHRAAAAIAVALAGLAGAALAMQATVEPYGGPTLLIQAFEAVVIGGIGSLWGTLLGGVLLGVAQSLGALWAPQGFQLAGHLLFLAVLGARLWRNHRHQLGRPALPGWRGLRARKVASA, from the coding sequence ATGACCGAAGCCTTGATCCAGGGTCTGCTGCTGGGGGGCTTCTACGCCATCCTCGCGGCCGGCCTGTCCCTGATGTTCGGCGTCATGCGCATCATCAACCTCGCGCACGGCGACCTGGCCATCGTCGGCGCCTTCGGCGTGATCGCGCTCACCGAACGTTTCGGCATCTCGCCCTGGCTCGCGCTGGCGCTGGTGCTGCCGGTGATGGCGCTGATCGGCATCGGGCTGCAGCGCTGGCTGTTCGCGCGCACGCTGCGCGCCGGCATCCTGCTGCCGCTGCTGGTCACCTTCGGCCTGGGCGCGGTGCTGCAGAACGCGCTGTATGGCGTGATGGGGTCCGAGGCCCGTTCGCTGGGCAGCGCACTGGGCGACCTGGCCTGGGCCAGCTGGGAGCTGCCGGGCGGCATCGTCGTCGGCCAGTTGCCGGTGATCACCTTCGTGATCGCGGTGGCGGTGCTGGGCGCGCTGCAGCTGCTGCTCAGCCACACGGCCCTGGGCCGCGCCATCCGCGCCGCCGCCAGCGACCCCGAGGCCGCGACCCTGTGCGGCGTGGACGCGCGGCGTGTGCACCGGGCGGCCGCCGCCATTGCGGTGGCGCTGGCCGGCCTGGCCGGCGCGGCGCTGGCCATGCAGGCCACGGTGGAACCCTATGGCGGGCCGACCTTGCTGATCCAGGCCTTCGAGGCGGTGGTCATCGGTGGCATCGGTTCGCTGTGGGGCACGCTGCTGGGCGGTGTGCTGCTGGGCGTGGCGCAGAGCCTGGGCGCGCTGTGGGCGCCGCAGGGCTTCCAGCTCGCCGGGCACCTGCTGTTCCTGGCGGTGCTGGGCGCGCGCCTGTGGCGCAACCACCGCCACCAGCTGGGCCGCCCCGCGCTACCCGGCTGGCGCGGTCTGCGCGCACGAAAGGTGGCCAGCGCATGA
- a CDS encoding ABC transporter ATP-binding protein yields the protein MSADLLQVQGLRAAHGQLVAVRDLNFSIARGEVVALIGANGAGKTTLLRCLAGVHPTAAGRVLLDGKDITALLAHQRVRRGLAMVPEGRRLFDDMSVRENLRVAGDHGRPGEWTLPRVLEALPALPPIIDRPAGALSGGQRQAAAIGRALMTNPDVLLLDEVSLGLSPLAVEEVYRNLAHLREAGRISLLLVEQDLSRAMAFADRVLCLREGRIVLQGPAESLTREAVTAAYFGVEAERPTETQP from the coding sequence ATGAGCGCAGACCTGCTGCAAGTCCAAGGCCTGCGCGCGGCGCACGGCCAGCTGGTCGCCGTGCGCGACCTGAATTTTTCCATCGCACGCGGCGAGGTGGTGGCCCTGATCGGCGCCAACGGCGCGGGCAAGACCACGCTGCTGCGCTGCCTGGCGGGCGTGCACCCCACGGCGGCGGGGCGTGTGTTGCTGGATGGCAAAGACATCACCGCGCTGCTGGCCCACCAGCGCGTGCGGCGCGGCCTGGCCATGGTGCCCGAGGGCCGGCGCCTGTTTGACGACATGAGCGTGCGCGAAAACCTGCGCGTGGCGGGCGACCACGGCCGCCCCGGCGAGTGGACATTGCCCCGGGTGCTGGAGGCGCTGCCCGCGCTGCCGCCCATCATCGACCGGCCGGCCGGCGCACTCTCCGGCGGACAACGCCAGGCCGCAGCTATCGGCCGCGCGCTCATGACCAACCCCGACGTGCTGCTGCTCGACGAAGTCTCGCTGGGCCTGTCGCCGCTGGCGGTGGAAGAGGTCTACCGCAACCTCGCCCACCTGCGCGAAGCCGGTCGCATCAGCCTGCTGCTGGTGGAGCAGGACCTGTCGCGCGCCATGGCCTTCGCCGACCGCGTGCTGTGCCTGCGCGAAGGCCGCATCGTGCTGCAGGGCCCCGCAGAGTCCCTCACCCGCGAAGCCGTCACGGCGGCCTACTTCGGCGTCGAAGCCGAGCGCCCCACGGAGACACAGCCATGA